From Zavarzinella sp., one genomic window encodes:
- a CDS encoding DUF6572 domain-containing protein — translation MRAIIALLRIFWNVITLKETGLANPNHIDIVAEDIAAKKLVLIMTEHRKWDGDNMRRQFLEKVKAYTNYVLSNKFADDWKKYRISDVIFKLDSAHKPDNETISLFDKVNADLSEHGIEFCYEVC, via the coding sequence ATGCGGGCGATCATTGCTTTGTTACGAATATTTTGGAATGTGATTACATTAAAAGAAACAGGCTTGGCGAATCCGAATCACATCGACATTGTTGCTGAAGATATAGCTGCAAAGAAACTAGTATTGATTATGACCGAACATCGCAAGTGGGATGGCGATAATATGCGTAGACAGTTTCTTGAAAAAGTGAAAGCCTATACAAATTATGTCTTGAGTAATAAATTCGCTGATGACTGGAAAAAATATCGGATTTCTGATGTGATTTTCAAACTCGACTCTGCACACAAACCCGATAATGAGACAATTTCTCTATTTGATAAGGTGAATGCCGACTTATCCGAACATGGGATTGAATTTTGTTATGAAGTCTGTTAA
- the trxA gene encoding thioredoxin, with the protein MKDAATTQWVINVGEQDFEQEVLVRSQTTPVVVDFWAEWCGPCRQIGPVLERLAMEKAGAFVLAKINVDEAPRLAQYFRIESIPAVLAFSDGQPKDGFVGLLPENELIEFIDRAANAEITPSPLEQAKELEETAPADAMEIYQALLENPDFADAAKVGIARLKINANDTTDLEELLHSIPPVGELGTEVERLRRILEMRSNAAESGDEQQIRSKLAANPNDPQALFELGSFLASHEKYPEALAELLKAAQEDRELGRGPVRELMVKIFEIVGVRSDLADQYRDQLRSVLY; encoded by the coding sequence ATGAAAGATGCAGCAACGACTCAGTGGGTAATCAATGTTGGCGAACAGGATTTCGAACAGGAAGTCCTGGTTCGATCCCAGACCACACCAGTGGTGGTTGATTTCTGGGCCGAGTGGTGCGGTCCTTGTCGGCAGATTGGGCCTGTTTTGGAACGCCTTGCCATGGAAAAGGCCGGGGCGTTTGTTCTGGCAAAAATCAATGTTGATGAAGCACCACGACTGGCACAATATTTTCGAATTGAAAGTATTCCTGCGGTGTTGGCATTTTCTGATGGGCAGCCCAAAGATGGCTTTGTGGGTTTACTGCCTGAAAATGAACTGATCGAGTTCATCGACCGTGCGGCTAACGCAGAAATTACCCCCAGCCCACTGGAGCAAGCGAAAGAACTGGAAGAAACCGCTCCTGCAGACGCGATGGAAATCTACCAGGCTCTTCTGGAAAATCCTGATTTCGCAGACGCTGCCAAGGTGGGCATTGCACGTTTGAAAATCAATGCCAACGATACTACTGATCTGGAAGAATTGCTCCACAGCATCCCACCTGTGGGGGAACTTGGTACCGAAGTAGAGCGATTACGCCGAATTCTTGAAATGCGCAGTAATGCAGCAGAATCGGGCGATGAACAGCAGATTCGCAGCAAGCTGGCAGCCAATCCTAACGACCCACAGGCTCTCTTTGAATTGGGCAGCTTTCTTGCATCCCACGAAAAATATCCGGAAGCTCTGGCAGAGTTATTGAAAGCTGCCCAGGAAGATCGGGAATTGGGACGCGGGCCTGTTCGGGAACTGATGGTGAAGATTTTTGAAATCGTCGGGGTGCGGAGTGATCTGGCCGATCAATACCGCGATCAACTTCGCTCGGTGCTATATTAG
- a CDS encoding glycosyltransferase — MRPSPFFRKFLIIIAVAVCVFYLSYRAIYTFNLTSTYAVIASVALYVAECFGIFNLFLFFLQAWDVDEPDQQPVLEGRTVDVFVPTYNEDITLLRATLEACARMDYPHKTYVLDDGRRSEVEALARDLNIHYIARPDNRHFKAGNLNYAFERTDGEFTIILDADHVPEPHFITRTIGYFADERVAFVQSPHAFYNFDSFQARLDHQSRKYWEEGHLFYYVIQPGRNHWGCPIFAGSAAIFRRSALQEVGFIATETITEDLHTSLRLTAKGWKGIAITERLVAGQAAPDITTFHAQRLRWGTGNLSILKYDNPLFISGLSLPQRLSYLGSMLHWSSGIFKLVIYATPIAMLFTGVPPVREFSWDLIITTLVYLIVSLATMKLVSNGYGSIINSELFSMVNFWTQIKSTFRALFGYGSRIFNVTPKGTAALKQRQEKSVWPYIRPHTWLMLISVFALVWGWGKLMFDPATLPFLGKYLTFLPKLGFGISDDYFRPVVPTIWVLIHFWLAYKVTQKAFWPADLRYATRHQVSANVEYVTSESDATPRFGVTLDLNDTGMALIAYERLQLGETYRFTLRAASEMVKVRGTVRSFETLAKDSQAEGYRYGIQFNNVTPPQVDAINRICLHYGVPRMYAEYDKKRAGTGFLNRLSQFQDRGLSQRRAETRNAYRMPIIINSGNTEDTAEFGTTDDLSRTATAVLLSTKVPENALVGYLITSPMGNIRGTARVLRADEQQLAGKTYYRTVLQFEEFDGQGRTTVNSLANVWEARSIKSTLQPDRKSTFSRMAKPTIFAMLIAAPLLLLELGAFKFYHSDDFVLRKLVDKSKTSVLTDAERKEIFRIRDKTLSASNPSSDRLVLLMEGLKATDSREDQLKVAELLANRAPWDNSLQQTLIYAQIKNNKFVEAEQTYRKLKIKSENGTLKDPEQLTLDLAGARLAEHKGDLDTALTRYKSVFERQPNYFPDRGTPDAVPLRQEYAGVLIKAGKYEEAKEILRAADPLNIETRRQLVHIHNTEGLRYRAEAASSRTPNPAMEERANVEFRAARQVVDDFINAVQAAPQTDMKKQEALLEAGQLMKSDIAMAQQNWDSAREIVGLVARNYNNDITKAPVDLRRRLAQATLGMGNNIEAARSFASIIEENSFELIKKNGVNDPIVYGFIDASANKDVDLTKPELKAVVDQIFVAQGNNSFTNPVYMVRYGWVLQRAGEFAKSASVLEQARNNAPNNTEVRDQLVNVYLASNNLTSAAQLLAGSNQFKAGMVTASLHLKNGDYRRAEEELRRLQRIPLGSTVGTNEVVQQKDLDEVDSLLGKTMSLQALNAPADLQQTSFDQAKLYYETMIKRNPTNIEYPARLADLYLWAADRTKHPADYNEALKRYQAILESNRFTVAVVDSDPNADISRATRASVEQGFIDAASGASELTAEQLKTAINIARLQISTDRISRNPDQDALKWSRMSWVLLRSKDPEAMKEAKLLARKAFELKPSDPQTLRELAGTLTALEDYVGGAMAYELIPNQKLEDRMELVKVYTGAKDWTKANSLLSTLIAQPDLKPEQKKQLEFQQSSILGWSGKHDESIKALDSMLIRYPDFKEAEVLRAEVTSWKKEYDTATKMFASLNTKYPTDIVIQRGFAKAAASSKDPLSPDIQTALQKLTDSAMTIQNKDIALHAHLAEVQAVKMNDPTKAKQLALKAFDLNPQDPVARKVLATSMANEKIGLYKQADVMYEGLELEGEDRFNYALIAVQAENFDAARKQARLFVEEQMPNTDQSRKARRLLAQVLTWKGDYEEALAVYEQLVKERAPDMDMRVDIAELHRFWQNYPVALAKYAELLNEDSNNTNLWIGIVDSASSAPLPLVLEQRELLLKVHDLYSPVIKDPRRLSRLAWVMLRLSDMKRANDLLDRAVLANPDQPAVRKELAGVLAAANRRQQAIEMLSPEYVFRTLDIKEILDLSDLLTAEAQLNRAEELLGAVVTEKSEKKYRLQYASVLLWNGKYPKARDILRDLARDFPQDDVIALRIAQSYLWSYDYDGALKEYTGLIQRKAETTKDPLTNQEIWRGFVDAASGFAGSSLRERPRAELGPIFSTAQRDGIFRAFEALPSVEAVLKSAQQEEMKVLMSRKLDTEVWNQEEKALQQKQLAEMKTLGESMGRLGLVLAFLGDSTRSSQAFGAALAIDKTNREIWLQYAQAMTATGNDAGARSVFEWLLATAPKKGRSLPPPEDTLTPKRNQR, encoded by the coding sequence ATGAGACCTTCACCGTTTTTCCGCAAGTTCTTGATCATCATCGCAGTAGCGGTGTGCGTCTTTTACTTGTCGTATCGTGCAATTTACACGTTTAACCTGACGAGTACCTACGCCGTCATTGCGTCTGTGGCGTTGTATGTTGCGGAGTGCTTCGGCATTTTCAACCTGTTCCTGTTCTTTCTGCAGGCATGGGATGTCGATGAGCCGGATCAGCAGCCCGTGCTGGAAGGCAGAACTGTCGATGTATTTGTCCCCACCTACAACGAGGACATTACCCTGCTTCGGGCCACACTGGAGGCATGTGCGAGGATGGATTACCCGCACAAAACCTACGTGCTGGACGATGGCCGAAGGTCGGAAGTGGAAGCACTGGCACGCGATTTGAACATTCATTACATCGCTCGCCCAGACAATCGCCACTTCAAAGCTGGTAATTTGAACTACGCATTTGAGCGAACGGATGGCGAGTTCACCATCATTCTGGATGCTGACCATGTGCCGGAACCTCATTTCATTACCCGTACCATCGGGTACTTTGCGGATGAACGGGTAGCATTCGTGCAATCCCCCCACGCCTTTTACAACTTCGATTCTTTCCAGGCTCGTCTCGATCATCAATCGCGAAAGTACTGGGAAGAAGGCCATTTGTTCTATTACGTGATTCAACCCGGCCGTAACCACTGGGGCTGTCCCATTTTTGCTGGTTCTGCTGCCATTTTCCGACGCTCAGCACTGCAGGAAGTTGGTTTCATTGCAACGGAAACCATCACGGAAGACTTGCACACCAGTTTACGGCTGACTGCAAAAGGCTGGAAAGGTATTGCAATCACCGAACGTCTGGTGGCAGGTCAGGCCGCACCCGATATCACCACGTTCCACGCCCAACGACTGCGTTGGGGCACAGGGAACCTGTCAATTTTGAAATATGACAACCCGCTGTTCATCAGTGGCTTATCCCTCCCACAACGCCTGAGCTATCTTGGCTCGATGCTGCATTGGTCCAGTGGGATATTTAAACTGGTAATTTACGCAACACCGATTGCGATGTTATTTACTGGCGTCCCACCTGTCCGCGAGTTTTCGTGGGACCTGATCATTACCACGCTGGTCTACCTGATCGTCTCTCTGGCAACAATGAAGCTGGTGTCCAACGGCTATGGTTCGATCATCAATTCAGAACTGTTCTCCATGGTGAACTTCTGGACCCAGATCAAATCTACCTTCCGTGCGTTGTTTGGCTATGGTTCCCGTATTTTCAATGTGACACCGAAGGGTACTGCGGCACTGAAGCAACGTCAGGAAAAATCGGTTTGGCCGTACATTCGTCCCCACACCTGGTTAATGCTGATTAGCGTCTTCGCGTTGGTCTGGGGCTGGGGCAAACTGATGTTTGATCCCGCTACACTGCCATTCTTAGGCAAATATCTCACCTTCCTGCCCAAGTTAGGCTTTGGTATTTCGGACGATTACTTCCGCCCGGTGGTACCCACCATCTGGGTGCTGATCCACTTCTGGCTGGCATACAAAGTAACGCAGAAAGCGTTCTGGCCTGCCGACCTGCGTTACGCAACACGTCACCAGGTCAGCGCCAACGTGGAATATGTTACTTCAGAAAGTGATGCCACACCACGCTTCGGTGTGACACTGGATTTGAATGATACTGGCATGGCACTGATTGCATACGAACGTCTGCAATTGGGTGAGACTTACCGATTTACCCTGCGTGCCGCCTCCGAAATGGTGAAGGTACGTGGAACTGTACGATCATTTGAAACGCTCGCAAAAGATTCTCAGGCTGAAGGATATCGTTACGGGATTCAATTTAACAATGTGACCCCACCACAAGTGGATGCGATCAATCGTATCTGTCTGCACTATGGTGTGCCGCGGATGTACGCAGAATACGATAAGAAGCGTGCTGGCACAGGCTTCCTGAATCGGCTGTCTCAATTCCAGGATCGTGGTTTGTCGCAACGACGTGCTGAAACACGTAATGCGTATCGGATGCCTATTATCATCAATAGTGGCAATACGGAAGATACCGCAGAATTTGGTACGACGGACGATCTGAGCCGCACTGCAACTGCCGTGCTGTTAAGCACCAAAGTGCCAGAAAACGCCCTGGTGGGATATTTAATTACCTCACCAATGGGGAATATTCGCGGTACAGCACGTGTTCTGCGAGCAGATGAGCAACAACTGGCAGGTAAGACATACTACCGCACCGTATTGCAATTTGAAGAATTTGATGGCCAGGGCCGCACCACTGTGAACAGCCTGGCGAATGTGTGGGAAGCCCGCAGCATCAAATCCACCCTGCAACCCGATCGCAAATCTACCTTCAGCCGGATGGCAAAACCAACCATCTTTGCGATGTTGATTGCGGCACCGTTGCTGTTGCTGGAACTGGGTGCGTTCAAGTTCTACCACTCCGATGACTTTGTGCTTCGAAAACTGGTGGATAAGAGTAAAACATCCGTCCTGACCGATGCAGAACGGAAAGAAATCTTCCGCATTCGCGATAAGACTCTTTCTGCCAGCAATCCCAGCAGCGACCGCCTGGTGCTGTTAATGGAAGGATTAAAAGCGACAGACTCCCGAGAAGACCAATTGAAGGTAGCAGAACTACTCGCCAATCGGGCTCCATGGGACAACAGTCTGCAACAAACATTGATCTATGCCCAGATCAAGAACAATAAGTTTGTCGAAGCAGAACAAACTTATCGCAAGCTGAAGATCAAGTCGGAAAACGGCACGTTGAAAGATCCGGAACAATTGACCCTGGATCTGGCTGGTGCCCGCCTTGCAGAACACAAGGGCGATCTGGATACCGCACTAACACGCTACAAATCTGTATTTGAGCGTCAGCCAAATTATTTCCCAGACCGTGGTACACCCGATGCGGTTCCACTGCGTCAGGAATATGCAGGGGTGCTGATCAAAGCCGGGAAATACGAAGAAGCGAAAGAAATCCTGCGTGCTGCGGACCCACTGAATATCGAAACACGCAGACAATTGGTGCATATTCACAACACGGAAGGGTTGCGATATCGTGCCGAAGCTGCAAGCAGCCGCACTCCAAATCCTGCCATGGAAGAGCGTGCCAATGTGGAGTTTCGTGCCGCACGTCAGGTGGTGGATGATTTCATCAATGCAGTGCAAGCTGCCCCACAGACAGATATGAAAAAACAGGAAGCCTTGCTGGAAGCAGGCCAACTGATGAAATCTGACATAGCCATGGCCCAACAGAACTGGGATAGTGCCCGCGAGATTGTTGGACTGGTTGCTCGGAATTACAACAACGACATTACTAAAGCCCCGGTTGACTTACGCCGACGTCTTGCCCAGGCGACTTTGGGAATGGGGAATAATATCGAGGCCGCACGCAGCTTCGCTAGCATCATTGAAGAAAACAGCTTTGAATTGATTAAGAAAAATGGGGTGAACGACCCGATTGTTTACGGTTTCATTGATGCATCCGCCAATAAAGATGTCGATCTGACCAAGCCTGAATTGAAGGCCGTAGTCGATCAGATTTTTGTGGCACAGGGTAATAATTCGTTTACCAACCCCGTCTACATGGTTCGCTATGGCTGGGTGCTGCAGCGAGCAGGTGAGTTTGCGAAAAGTGCCTCGGTGCTGGAACAAGCTCGAAACAACGCACCGAATAACACAGAAGTTCGTGACCAGTTGGTGAATGTTTATCTGGCCTCCAACAACCTGACCAGTGCAGCACAGTTGCTTGCAGGTTCCAACCAGTTCAAAGCTGGGATGGTTACTGCAAGTCTCCACCTGAAAAATGGCGACTATCGCCGTGCCGAAGAAGAACTTCGTCGCCTGCAGCGAATCCCACTGGGTTCTACCGTGGGCACCAACGAAGTTGTGCAACAGAAAGATCTGGATGAAGTGGATAGCCTGTTGGGTAAAACGATGAGCCTGCAGGCACTTAATGCACCTGCCGACCTCCAGCAGACATCATTTGATCAGGCAAAATTGTACTACGAGACGATGATCAAGCGGAACCCAACGAATATTGAGTATCCCGCACGTCTGGCAGATCTTTACCTGTGGGCAGCCGATCGCACCAAGCATCCCGCTGACTACAACGAAGCTCTGAAACGCTACCAGGCTATTCTGGAATCTAATCGCTTCACAGTTGCAGTAGTCGATAGTGACCCGAATGCAGACATCAGCCGTGCCACACGGGCCAGTGTTGAGCAGGGTTTTATTGATGCTGCAAGCGGTGCAAGTGAATTGACTGCAGAACAGCTGAAGACGGCAATCAATATTGCCCGCCTGCAGATCAGCACAGATCGCATTTCGCGTAATCCCGATCAGGATGCGTTGAAATGGTCTCGGATGTCCTGGGTATTGCTGCGGTCGAAAGATCCGGAAGCGATGAAAGAAGCCAAGTTACTGGCACGGAAGGCATTTGAACTGAAACCATCCGACCCACAAACCCTGCGGGAGTTGGCTGGCACATTGACCGCACTGGAAGATTACGTCGGTGGTGCCATGGCATATGAACTGATTCCAAATCAGAAACTGGAAGACCGCATGGAATTGGTGAAAGTTTATACGGGTGCCAAAGACTGGACGAAGGCAAATAGTCTGTTGAGCACACTGATTGCACAGCCTGACTTGAAACCAGAGCAGAAGAAGCAACTGGAGTTCCAGCAATCAAGTATCCTGGGCTGGTCAGGCAAACATGATGAATCGATCAAAGCACTGGACAGTATGTTGATTCGATATCCAGACTTCAAAGAAGCAGAAGTACTTCGTGCTGAAGTGACCTCGTGGAAGAAAGAGTACGATACCGCAACGAAAATGTTCGCTTCACTCAACACCAAGTACCCCACGGATATCGTGATTCAGCGTGGTTTTGCAAAAGCAGCGGCATCTTCGAAAGATCCGCTCAGTCCGGATATTCAGACAGCATTACAGAAACTTACCGATTCTGCGATGACGATTCAGAACAAAGACATTGCCCTGCACGCCCACCTGGCTGAAGTACAGGCAGTGAAGATGAACGACCCCACGAAGGCAAAGCAATTGGCTTTGAAAGCATTTGACCTGAATCCACAGGATCCTGTGGCCAGAAAAGTGCTTGCAACTTCAATGGCGAATGAAAAAATCGGCTTGTACAAGCAAGCAGATGTGATGTATGAAGGCCTGGAGCTGGAAGGGGAAGATCGCTTCAATTATGCTTTGATTGCTGTACAGGCAGAGAACTTTGATGCTGCCCGCAAACAGGCCCGCCTGTTCGTGGAAGAGCAGATGCCAAACACCGATCAGTCCCGCAAAGCACGTCGGTTGCTGGCTCAGGTGCTGACATGGAAGGGTGATTATGAAGAAGCTCTGGCTGTGTATGAGCAATTAGTAAAAGAACGTGCCCCCGATATGGATATGCGGGTGGATATTGCTGAACTACACCGCTTCTGGCAGAACTACCCGGTTGCTCTCGCGAAGTATGCAGAATTGTTGAACGAAGACAGCAACAACACTAACCTTTGGATTGGAATTGTCGATTCCGCTTCCAGTGCCCCACTGCCATTGGTGCTGGAACAACGTGAATTACTGCTGAAAGTTCATGATTTGTACTCACCTGTCATTAAAGACCCCCGCCGGTTGTCCCGCCTGGCATGGGTAATGTTACGGTTGAGTGATATGAAACGGGCAAACGATCTCCTTGACCGTGCGGTGCTTGCAAATCCAGATCAGCCTGCAGTTCGCAAAGAACTTGCTGGGGTGCTGGCAGCAGCAAATCGTCGTCAACAGGCGATTGAAATGCTTAGCCCGGAGTATGTCTTCCGTACTCTGGACATTAAAGAGATTCTGGATCTGAGTGACCTGTTAACGGCAGAAGCTCAACTGAATCGAGCTGAAGAATTGTTGGGAGCTGTGGTCACTGAAAAATCCGAGAAGAAATATCGTTTGCAGTATGCTTCTGTTCTCCTGTGGAACGGGAAGTATCCGAAAGCACGCGATATCCTCCGGGATCTTGCCCGCGACTTCCCACAAGATGATGTGATTGCATTACGCATCGCACAGAGCTATCTGTGGTCTTACGATTACGATGGTGCGTTGAAGGAATACACCGGCCTGATTCAACGAAAAGCTGAGACCACCAAAGATCCGTTAACCAATCAGGAAATCTGGCGTGGGTTTGTGGATGCTGCTTCTGGTTTTGCTGGCAGCAGCCTGCGGGAACGACCTCGAGCCGAGCTCGGCCCGATCTTTTCCACAGCACAACGAGATGGGATCTTCCGGGCATTTGAAGCATTGCCTTCCGTGGAAGCAGTCTTGAAGTCTGCACAGCAGGAAGAAATGAAAGTGTTAATGAGCCGTAAGCTGGATACCGAAGTTTGGAATCAGGAAGAAAAGGCATTGCAGCAGAAGCAATTGGCGGAAATGAAAACCCTGGGAGAAAGCATGGGCCGGCTAGGTCTGGTGCTTGCATTCCTGGGTGACAGCACCCGCAGCAGTCAGGCGTTTGGTGCTGCACTGGCCATCGATAAAACCAATCGCGAGATCTGGTTGCAGTATGCCCAGGCAATGACTGCGACAGGTAACGATGCTGGTGCCCGCAGCGTGTTCGAATGGTTGCTTGCTACAGCACCGAAAAAAGGTAGATCTTTACCCCCACCCGAAGATACGTTGACTCCGAAACGAAATCAGCGTTAA
- the rpsU gene encoding 30S ribosomal protein S21, translating into MSIKMRVHDREPIQAALRRFKKLIERSGLKKELRKHEYYEKPCELRRRAAVRKIRAIRKASITRPER; encoded by the coding sequence ATGTCGATCAAGATGCGAGTGCATGACCGAGAACCAATCCAGGCAGCCTTACGCCGGTTCAAAAAGTTAATTGAACGCAGTGGCCTGAAAAAAGAACTTCGAAAGCACGAGTATTATGAGAAACCATGTGAACTTCGTCGTCGTGCGGCGGTACGGAAAATCCGTGCGATTCGCAAAGCATCGATCACCCGCCCTGAAAGATAA
- the dxs gene encoding 1-deoxy-D-xylulose-5-phosphate synthase has protein sequence MMTPILPNIQSPMDLRQLNDAQMHQLSQEIRDELVRVLKLRPAHFASNLGVVELTLALHQVFDFRTDRLIWDTGHQIYPQKLITGRYNRFDTIRTKGGLMGFPNPQESEYDLFMTGHAGCSVSTASGLKAGDDLLGHTDRHSIAVIGDGALVSGIVFEAFNNISGMDQNLLVILNDNRMSICPRTGGLAQYLDQCRMTSLYQGSKKSINYLLSKIPLLGDMAHSALEQLRDGLKAVLKEGMLFEEMGFRYFGPVDGHDLPTLTRILRDLKGQKGPILLHLFTEKGHGVPQASEDPVTFHSPPIFTDVGPERTNIVTKKGSSKAYTDLVSSSIEKVMEQNEKVVILTAAMCQGNKLEQVREKFPTRFFDVGICESHAVAFAAGMAKTGIIPIVDIYSTFLQRSFDQIFQEVALQNLPVIFTLDRAGLAGPDGPTHHGCFDIPYMRVFPNMVCMAPGDSLDVEPMLQFCLDAGKPISMRYPKANLEQIDRTVSPIELGKAEVISEGDDGLFLVYGAFLPSVMRAVEALREEGLELTVVNARFVKPLDRQTILPLIQKLPFVITVEEGTTEGGFGSAVLEAANDARISTHHIQRLGIPDRFIEHAERGELLADLGLDTSGFCKTARLAHQLAMENQSQST, from the coding sequence ATGATGACACCGATTTTACCGAACATCCAATCCCCAATGGACTTACGGCAATTAAACGATGCACAGATGCATCAATTAAGCCAGGAAATCCGCGACGAATTGGTGCGTGTTCTTAAATTGCGTCCCGCCCACTTTGCCAGTAACCTGGGTGTCGTGGAATTAACTCTGGCACTGCACCAGGTGTTTGATTTCCGCACCGATCGGCTGATCTGGGATACCGGCCACCAGATTTACCCACAAAAACTGATCACTGGGCGATACAACCGATTCGATACCATTCGCACAAAAGGTGGGTTGATGGGCTTTCCCAACCCACAGGAAAGCGAATACGATCTCTTTATGACTGGCCACGCAGGCTGCAGTGTATCTACGGCATCCGGCTTGAAAGCTGGCGACGACCTGCTGGGCCATACTGACCGCCACTCCATCGCTGTCATAGGTGACGGTGCCCTGGTTTCCGGTATCGTTTTCGAAGCATTCAATAACATTTCTGGCATGGACCAGAATCTGCTCGTCATTCTAAATGATAACAGAATGTCTATATGCCCACGCACCGGTGGGCTGGCACAGTATTTGGATCAATGCCGAATGACGTCGCTGTACCAGGGGTCGAAAAAGAGCATCAACTACCTGCTCTCAAAAATTCCCCTTCTGGGAGATATGGCCCACTCCGCACTGGAACAGTTGCGGGATGGCCTGAAGGCCGTACTGAAAGAAGGAATGCTCTTCGAGGAAATGGGTTTCCGCTACTTTGGGCCGGTTGATGGTCATGATTTACCCACCCTGACCCGGATTCTGCGTGACCTCAAAGGTCAGAAAGGGCCGATCCTGCTGCACCTGTTCACCGAAAAAGGTCATGGCGTGCCCCAGGCCAGCGAAGACCCGGTGACGTTCCACAGCCCACCCATCTTCACGGATGTGGGACCGGAACGCACCAATATTGTGACCAAAAAAGGCAGCAGCAAGGCTTATACCGACCTCGTCAGCAGTTCCATTGAAAAAGTGATGGAGCAAAATGAGAAAGTTGTCATTTTAACCGCTGCGATGTGCCAGGGGAACAAACTGGAGCAAGTGCGTGAAAAGTTCCCCACCAGGTTCTTTGATGTGGGAATCTGCGAATCCCACGCCGTAGCATTTGCCGCAGGGATGGCAAAAACCGGTATTATCCCAATTGTGGACATCTATTCCACCTTCCTGCAGCGTTCTTTCGACCAGATTTTCCAGGAAGTGGCACTCCAGAACCTTCCGGTTATCTTTACATTGGACCGCGCTGGCCTGGCCGGCCCTGATGGCCCCACGCACCATGGGTGTTTTGATATTCCCTACATGCGGGTATTCCCCAACATGGTGTGCATGGCACCTGGGGATAGTCTGGATGTCGAGCCGATGCTGCAATTCTGTCTCGATGCTGGCAAGCCAATCTCGATGCGTTACCCGAAAGCAAATCTGGAACAGATCGACCGGACAGTATCACCGATTGAACTTGGCAAAGCGGAAGTCATTAGCGAGGGAGATGATGGGCTTTTCCTTGTTTATGGTGCCTTCCTGCCGTCTGTCATGCGTGCCGTCGAAGCACTGCGAGAGGAAGGGTTGGAACTTACCGTTGTCAACGCACGGTTTGTCAAACCGCTGGATCGGCAAACGATTCTGCCACTGATCCAGAAGTTGCCATTCGTGATCACGGTGGAGGAAGGCACCACCGAAGGTGGCTTTGGCAGTGCTGTACTGGAAGCAGCCAACGACGCCCGAATCAGCACCCACCACATACAGCGATTGGGGATTCCTGATCGCTTTATTGAACATGCCGAACGTGGAGAGTTATTGGCTGATCTTGGCCTCGATACTTCCGGTTTTTGCAAAACCGCCCGCCTCGCCCATCAACTGGCGATGGAAAATCAATCACAATCAACCTGA
- a CDS encoding polyprenyl synthetase family protein: protein MNRGNNWKELIEHTKTCVDQSLKSASEVVFGASPEILRDAVNYSLFAPGKRLRPLLVCFTAQACGATIEAALPAAIAVEMVHTYSLIHDDLPAMDNDDLRRGLPTCHVKYGEAAAILAGDALLTAAFEWLSHCYPPRLAAVNVLLLSRGAGASGMVGGQMLDLIAEGRYENYPRPGSVAELELIHRLKTGALFSVCCQMGLEVAKEFAQPVPPAKYDDLVKNFSQSFGLAFQIADDLLDVEAHVDVVGKKTGKDADRGKLTFPTVLGIDASRERAYTLYQQSLELINQMGVGSQPLAALVRMIMERDR from the coding sequence GTGAATCGTGGTAATAACTGGAAAGAATTGATCGAACACACCAAGACATGTGTTGATCAGTCATTGAAAAGTGCCAGCGAGGTGGTTTTTGGGGCATCGCCGGAAATTTTACGCGATGCAGTAAATTACTCCTTATTCGCACCTGGCAAGCGTTTACGCCCACTATTGGTATGTTTTACGGCACAGGCATGTGGAGCCACCATTGAAGCTGCCTTACCTGCAGCAATCGCAGTCGAGATGGTACACACCTACTCGTTAATCCACGACGACCTGCCCGCGATGGATAATGACGATCTTCGTCGCGGATTGCCCACTTGTCATGTAAAATATGGTGAAGCGGCAGCCATTCTGGCTGGTGATGCCCTGTTGACTGCTGCTTTTGAGTGGTTAAGCCATTGTTATCCCCCACGGTTGGCTGCAGTTAATGTATTATTGCTCAGTCGTGGTGCGGGTGCCTCCGGAATGGTTGGCGGGCAAATGCTCGATCTGATTGCGGAAGGCCGGTATGAAAATTACCCACGACCTGGCAGCGTGGCAGAACTGGAATTAATTCACCGCTTGAAGACGGGTGCGTTGTTCTCCGTTTGCTGCCAGATGGGTCTGGAAGTGGCAAAAGAGTTTGCTCAACCAGTCCCACCTGCGAAGTACGATGACCTTGTGAAAAATTTCTCACAATCATTTGGACTGGCATTCCAGATTGCAGATGACCTGCTGGATGTGGAAGCTCACGTGGATGTGGTGGGGAAGAAAACTGGCAAAGATGCCGATCGTGGAAAATTAACCTTTCCCACGGTTTTAGGTATCGATGCAAGTCGTGAACGAGCATATACTTTGTATCAACAGTCATTGGAATTGATCAACCAGATGGGTGTGGGCAGTCAGCCACTTGCTGCCTTGGTTCGAATGATCATGGAACGGGATCGTTAA